The genomic segment tacagGACATAAAAATTCAGGATCTGTTTCTAATTCAAGATCTGATTCCATTTCTGGttctaataatttaaatgatatGAATGATTCAGAATATTTAGATTattattcctttttctttaaggatatatctaaatatataaaatttcatattatcgaaaaaattattaattctaATATATATGGTTTACATAAGGAAGATTATTCAATTAATGGATGTAATAAAAGTGATGATAGCTCtatgataaataataaacCGTATAACATTATTAcaagtaataattataattataataataataatgataatattcatTATGAAGAAAGACATTTTTCATgctatttcttatatatggTTAACAAATCCATTTTGGATGAATTAGTTAACATATACTCTTTAAAAGgggaatatttttataaacgtATTTCCACATGCTTAATAAAATCATCTTTGGTTAAAGATTATGAAAAATCACAAAATAAACATTTCCATATGTATGTCCAGCTAGCCAATATTAAtcattttatgaaaaatcatttttttgaatatattaacttttttaaaaaaaaagaattatatcatatagaaaaaactaaaaatgaagatgaaaTAATGGAGAACCTAACAAATGTTATTAAAGCCAATGgaaagaaaattattttagtaataaatacattagttgaaataataaataaaattgaaagAGAAATTATTAAGGATatcaatatttttgtaaCTATAAATTTTAGAAATTTAATTATTgatacattatatttatttaagtatatttttaataataaggaATTCTCTTTAAGTATGGTTGATGACTTATATagaaatgtaataatatttaatgatGTTATTAATTCAACATGGAAGGATGATGTTCATTTTTACCCTAAGGAACAaattaaagaattatatactCATATAAGGCATAAATTTATGAatcaaaatatgataaattgaTATCTCttttatgtattaaaaaatatacacaataAAATGTTCACggaataatgaaaaaaaaaaaaaaaaattatagcaAAAGTATATCCTTACTTATCTCTACAAAGTGCACACAcgtaaaaacatatatatataaataaataaataaataaataaataaatatatatatatataagcataTATCTATTTAATTGTTAAGATTTTTCTTTtggaatatattattaataatttattttttttatttattttattttattttttttattttatttcattttatttttttttatcatcttaTAATTTTGAACAATATATACCAactttaataaatttttatttttttcaattttttttttttttttttttttttttaatgtcataatattttatcaaaataggaacttataaaatatataatatttaagatatattttaggtatatatagtattatagatatatttttttttttgtttatcaaAAAATGTGTTGtagaaagaaaaattagtacttaaatattataaaaaaaaataactttTTTCTAAAAGGTTTATAtgttggaaaaaaaaaaaaaaaaaaaaaaatagaataaatacacatatacatatgtaatatgtgatactaaaaaaaaaaaagaaaaaaaaagtgtagttcaaaaaaatgaatgacTTTTACACATAATGGGTAATGAAAGAGAATATTTGTTATTCttggatatataaaaaaatatttaacatttataaacatttattattgaataaatcaaatataaaaataatcataaaattaaaaatatatatgtttatataaaaatatacatatatatatgatatatattataaaacgtTTGATTAGTatgtgaatttttttttctttttttttttttaaatatttacacATAAATCTGATCACAAGGGGGAATAAATTAACATATTTTCtctttatatctttttatcattatgatatatatatatatatatatatatatatatatgtgtatgtgatatattattttataatgttttatatattataagaagCTTTTTTTGGTCATTATTGTATAAAAGTCCTCAAAGGAAATTTCTCCTTCTCCTTTTGAGTCAGCACGATCTATCATATCTCTTAATTCTTCATCTGTTAAGGTTTCTCCTAATTCTTTAGCAACTCTTTTTAAATTCTTTAAAGAAATACTTCCCGTTTTATCATCGTCAAATAAATTGAATATTCGTTGTATTCCTTCCCTTGTATCTTTATTTccctaaaaaatataaataaataaataaataaatatatatatatatatatatatatatatatattgtttatccTTTTGTATCGGTACATATAGTGCATCATATCTCTTACCAATTTTGATGTGATGACTTCCATAAATTCTTCAAAATCTATAGATGAATAACCGTCCTTTTCTAAATCTGCTATCATTCTAAAAATCATTGGATTTTTGGCATCCAACCCTAAACTTTGCATAGCGCATTTTATCTCCTTAGGATCAATGGTACCTTCACAgggaaaacataaaaatatataaatgtaaatgtaaatatatatataatacacaatcgtatatacattttaattacaagaatatattgaaatttaaaaatttgataagaatatttattaatttttaattttaattttaattctaattctttttatattacctGTTCCATCTGTATCTAACAAGTTGAAGGCTTCTCTTATTTCTTCAATTTCATCTTCTGTAAATCCTGGTCTCTCCGTGAAGCTTTTTTCATAACGTCTTCTTACAGCTGTGTTATCggtcatttttattttattgtgtaaataaatatatatatatatatatatattataattacaaaaagaaaatatatatgtatattagaTATTATACTTCCCCCAGAACATTAcaaaattttgtaaaaataaataaatatatatatatatatatatatatttaataaaatagtataataaattaaatgaatatatgaaattaataacacattaaatattaattacaaatgtatttttataaattatattaaagatATATGGACGACTCACACATTTAAattcattcatttattttttttatttatttatttttttttttttttcatctattTATTTGGGAAAAACAAAGcgtcatatattatttttatttcctgtTAACTATGTAAATGTTGAACTTTTTAATGcgtgttattttttatttattttgaaaaattaaatgaacataaaaataaataatatttatataaatacactACACAATgatgtattaaaaatatatatatatatataaattttttatattggagtgtgtatattatttttttttatatatgaaataatatgattaaatgtataaataaatcataattatataaatatatatatatatatatatatatatatatattattttatacgttaatttttttaataaaaaaaaaaaaaaaaaaaaaaaaagaataaaaataaattgcgaatttttttataatgtataaatatataaatataatattagtgtaagtagatataatattattatccttaAAAGGtattaaaagtaaaaaacaCACAtggatatatacatatataaatatatatatatataaatgtgtaatgctttacatattttttaataaatgataataggAAAAAATAGATAAAACACAaagatatatcatatattccAAAGGAGAGTAATATTTAGAAAAATCATTTATATCTCATGATCTaccataatttttaatatataatatatatatatatatatatatattaatttttatgtttcATAATTCAATAAAGCAAAATATATGCTACCATAATATTTGTGTATATAACAAATTTAAAATGCTTATGTCCATATGTAAATTTACACATCTtctataatttatataaaactaaATATTGttcatgtttttttttttttttttttttttcccccccTCAAATGTATTCTTATGAAATGAAGATCATGCTATAGGATGCTTGTAACAACACATGTGTAGATATATAACTTGTTATTTTTCcactttaatatatatttatcaatatattaatagatgatatattaaaacatagATATAGTAGTATAGCCttcttaatatataagacaatttttaaataatgttatacacaaaaaaaaaaaaaaaaataaagtaaaaaaaacaaagaaagaagtaaaaataaataaacattcCGTTATACAAACAATTATAACGCACTTGAATGCATTcaccaaaaaaaataaaagcaaTTGTGATAATAACATTATAACTTTTATTTAATGAGTTTATGTATATCTATACAAATGTcttgacaaaaaaaaaaagaaaaagaaaatggaaaataacatttttattcttaaagATCTAGAAAATTGAGGTATATAGCCTAAAAGggagaataaaataaaagttcagtaatgtaatataatataatatcaaaaaataaaataaatatatatatatatatatatgtttatttatttatgtttaccTCTTTTATCAAGTAGCTTATTTCTGAGATATCCttacatttttttacatttttatttatatatgctaatatattttcttcataagGATTAATTTCTATATGTACATTATCTGATTCATAATTGCTAACTTTGAAGCGCATCAGATTACGAGTTGTCTACATAAagacaaataaaaaaaaaaaaaaaaaaaaaaaattaataaatgaaaaaatggaCAAGGgaaatgaaattaaaaaaacaattttttttttaccataAATtcgaatataatataatctgCACAATTTTCGACAATTTTTAAAGGAGCTAACTGAGTAGTCTTCATATTTCGTTCCGTTGTTTTTATGCTATACAAgggaaacatataaataaataaataaataaataaataaataaataaataaatatatatatatatatatatatatatatattataaagctTAATCtacataatgtatatattcaactatatttattttattttattttattattatttattattttttttttttttttgtttaccAATTCTCCAATAATTTTATTCTCTCCTTACAATCAAGGGTGTCAGAAAAATCGATGTCTATTTCTttccttttcattttcataaaattatcgtatttttcaattttttcattcaactaaaaaatgaaatattatgaagTGAATAATAtgtaacatattatataacataataaatgtatatatatgtatatcacattgtaaatatttataccTTGTTTATATCTTTCTTGAGTTTGTTTATAGTTTCATCCATTTCGTTATTctgttcaaaaaaaatatatatgtaaataaataaatatatatatatatatatatatatatatttttttttttttttttttttttttttttttttttgtttaccttttttttattggcTTCAAAAGATTCATCAAACTGTTCAACCTGTTTTTCAAGTTCCAATTTTTTTAGTCGCTCATTTTCAAATTggattttttgatttttttcacTCATtctataaagaaataatataagattttttgtttttttatattgaagaaataaatacaacacaatatataacataaaataaataccaAAAAGGAGCATTTATTAAACGTTCTTATATTTCGTTTTATATTTCGTTTTATATTTCGTTTTATATTTCGTTTTATATTCTGTTATATATTTCGTTTTATATTTCGTTTTATATTTCGTTTTATATTCTGTTATATATTTCGTTTTATATTtcgttttatattttttacttcaATTTTAAGTTTTCCACATGGTCCATAAAAAAAGAGTCCGCCGAAAAAAGGGTATTAACCGCTTCtgcaaataaataaaaagaaatattattttaacacgtagtaatataatatatccacatatatatatatatatatatatatatatatatatttatttatttatttatttatatttatatttatatttattgtccTTCTATTTTTCGTTTGTTTTGTACCTGAAGTATTATTGAATAACAAATCCAGCAAGTTGGAGATTTCATTTTCTAGCTGTTTCACTTTAGGTTTGTCATTATATTCTTTACATTGTCGTACAAAGTTTTCATATGAATGAATTATAAGTTCTTGGTCTTGTTgacttattttaaaattagcaaaatcatttatatttttcatataatttaagaaaagctcacataaattatataatgtttttattaaattatcatCAACTTCATCTTCtaaacaattattattttttgtagtATCTtctatgaataaaaatatatcgtTGAATTTCTCAtaaaaggaagaaaataaatcattTGTAGAATTCCTCTCTTGATTTAATACATCGCTATTCtgtttttcttcatcattgttattatatggattcaaattttttacactcatattattatttgttaataCCGATatgttttccattttttaacataacaaattaaaatatatatatatatatatatatatatatatatatatatattaagaaatatatttatattaataatacacaAAAGGATTTATGCTTTTtggttatttatatttctataattgtgaataaaaaaaaaattaaattcaaataatacacatatatataattaaatataatatatatatatatatatatatatattatatatatgttaaatattgtatattttctATTCCTTTGTAAATTTGATTCAAATAAAATCatcatatatacaaaataaatatatatatattatttttttctttatatatattacaattttgcttttacaaattattaatcattttatatttcttatgtcatataaaatttatcattcataaaataaaaaaaaaaaaaaaaaataaaaaataaaaaaataaaaataaaataaaataaaaaaaaataaaaaaaaataaaaaaaaataaaaaaaaataaaaaatgtgtatatttcttcttccatatatatatatatatatatatatatatatatatatatatatatatttatacatataatgtgtattatttttttttatatttttaaaaaatttacataatttttgaaatctaaaaaatgaaataattttaacatatgtaaaattttatatgtaatttgtattatatatatatatatatatatatatataagtgtatttttttttttctttttttattcacaaaaaagaacattatagaagaataatataatatttaaaaatgtcTAAAGGGATTAGCCGACAAAAATTAAggtgtaataaaaatatatatatatatatatatatatatatatatatatatatatatatataaccttcagatttaataattttgaacTATGATTtctacatacatataatattcctATAAATTTGGAATGACACAATTatgcaatatatatatatatatatatatatatatatatatataatattttaattaagtaaaaaaataagaattaacgtattaaaagaaaacaatCATTaagttgtatttttttttttaacatattttaattaataatgtaatataaataaataaagtaaattatatattataatttttcactTTTTATGTCAAAATGATTgtcatttattttcataataattctttCTCAAAtgtaagaaaagaaaatgataactTTTGTTAAACATAaaacatttctttttttttcttttttttttggtctaaataatatatattgtattatattgtattacattatatatctGTATAAATGTGTAGAATGTATTTTTCATCAGTATGAAAAAtagattttattataatttgataATTAAAAGATTATATACACGAAGTGGCGGTTTAAGAAAACCTCAAAAGGTAACCAACGACCCAGAAAGTATAAATAGAAAAGTATATTGGTGTTTTGAACATAAGCCTGTAAAAAGGacaattattaatttaatatattcacatAACGAACTCA from the Plasmodium falciparum 3D7 genome assembly, chromosome: 14 genome contains:
- a CDS encoding centrin-2; the protein is MTDNTAVRRRYEKSFTERPGFTEDEIEEIREAFNLLDTDGTGTIDPKEIKCAMQSLGLDAKNPMIFRMIADLEKDGYSSIDFEEFMEVITSKLGNKDTREGIQRIFNLFDDDKTGSISLKNLKRVAKELGETLTDEELRDMIDRADSKGEGEISFEDFYTIMTKKSFL